The following coding sequences lie in one Neosynechococcus sphagnicola sy1 genomic window:
- the rppA gene encoding two-component system response regulator RppA yields the protein MRILLVEDEPDLGVAIQQSLSREKYIVDWFQDGAVAWDYLDSRQIHYTVAIFDWLLPGVSGLELCQRVRSRNDALPILILTAKDRIEDRVTGLDAGADDYLIKPFGIAELKARLRALNRRSPHLQPQQLQVGNLRLDYGTSTISVQTPKGEQLVQLTAKEFQLLEYFMQHPNQLLSRDQLMTQVWEIESDPISNVVPAQIRLLRRKLADYGCDELLETVYGLGYRLSLAHASK from the coding sequence ATGCGCATTCTGCTCGTCGAGGATGAACCTGATCTGGGAGTGGCAATTCAGCAGAGTTTGAGTCGTGAGAAGTACATTGTGGACTGGTTTCAGGATGGCGCAGTAGCCTGGGATTATCTGGATAGTCGGCAGATCCATTACACTGTGGCAATCTTCGACTGGTTGTTGCCGGGGGTGTCGGGTCTGGAACTCTGCCAGCGAGTCCGATCCCGAAATGACGCGCTACCGATTTTGATCTTGACTGCAAAAGATCGGATCGAAGATCGGGTGACGGGATTGGATGCTGGTGCCGATGATTACCTGATCAAACCCTTTGGCATCGCCGAATTAAAGGCACGACTCCGGGCACTGAATCGGCGATCGCCCCATCTCCAACCCCAACAGCTACAGGTCGGTAACCTGAGACTCGATTATGGAACTTCCACGATCTCCGTGCAAACCCCAAAAGGTGAGCAATTGGTTCAATTGACGGCTAAGGAATTTCAACTGCTGGAGTATTTTATGCAGCACCCTAACCAGCTTTTAAGCCGCGATCAACTGATGACGCAAGTCTGGGAAATTGAGTCTGATCCAATCAGTAATGTTGTTCCTGCCCAAATTCGACTGCTGCGTCGCAAGCTTGCTGACTACGGCTGTGATGAGTTGTTGGAAACCGTTTATGGGTTAGGATACCGCCTCTCCCTGGCCCATGCATCAAAGTAA
- the rppB gene encoding two-component system sensor histidine kinase RppB encodes MHQSKLFNLTRWRLTSCYVGVMGIILTLCGAAFYGMMAQAHWHALHRELESVAGTLHDGLEPNLREPGQIEARVQQIVPGLCWVGSSCPNQPAQRHILGTVQQAGYYARFLTRSGQLIATIGQQPEHLIFVNDNELWQTLQDHNGQRYHHISLLLTTANHQPWGYMQVGRSLKEFDHHLSTTRWLLLAALTITMLLVTVASWGLAGVAMEPVYQSYRQIQQFTADVAHELRTPLAATKATIESALEIAPLTTAEAHSTLQTIERQSNRLIQLVQDLLLLSRMDLQVLPLKRQAVKLNSLIADVVDEFEALAIAANLQLHTEIVSHQPVTVLGDEEQIYRLVANLVTNAIQYTPKGGKVTIRLHREERQALIQVQDTGIGIPEQEQLWIFDRFYRVNSDRSRQTGGAGLGLAIARAITQTLCGSLEVHSEVGKGSIFTLHLPLELV; translated from the coding sequence ATGCATCAAAGTAAGCTCTTTAATCTCACCCGCTGGCGTCTGACGAGTTGTTATGTCGGCGTTATGGGAATCATTCTGACTCTTTGTGGAGCCGCCTTCTATGGCATGATGGCTCAGGCTCACTGGCATGCCCTCCACCGAGAGCTAGAATCGGTTGCCGGAACCTTACATGATGGCTTGGAACCCAATCTCAGAGAACCGGGACAGATTGAGGCACGGGTACAGCAGATTGTTCCAGGACTTTGTTGGGTAGGCTCTTCCTGTCCCAATCAACCAGCGCAACGACACATTTTAGGTACGGTTCAACAGGCAGGATATTATGCTCGTTTCCTCACGCGATCAGGACAATTGATCGCTACCATTGGCCAGCAACCAGAGCACCTGATCTTTGTGAATGACAACGAACTCTGGCAAACCTTACAGGATCACAACGGTCAGCGGTATCACCATATTTCCTTACTGCTGACAACAGCCAATCATCAGCCCTGGGGCTATATGCAGGTTGGGCGATCGCTGAAAGAATTTGACCACCACCTCTCAACAACCCGTTGGCTACTTTTAGCTGCCCTGACAATCACCATGCTGCTGGTAACGGTTGCCAGTTGGGGGTTAGCAGGGGTAGCCATGGAGCCAGTTTATCAGTCCTACCGACAAATTCAACAGTTCACAGCGGATGTTGCTCACGAACTCCGAACCCCTTTAGCTGCAACCAAAGCCACCATTGAGTCGGCTCTAGAAATAGCACCCTTAACAACCGCTGAGGCTCACAGTACCTTACAGACAATTGAACGACAAAGTAATCGCTTGATCCAACTGGTTCAGGATTTGCTACTCCTCTCCCGTATGGATCTGCAAGTGCTGCCCCTCAAGCGTCAAGCTGTGAAGCTCAATTCCCTGATTGCAGATGTAGTGGATGAGTTTGAAGCCCTAGCGATCGCGGCAAATTTGCAATTACACACAGAGATTGTCAGTCATCAACCCGTTACTGTTTTAGGCGATGAAGAGCAGATCTATCGTCTGGTTGCCAATCTGGTGACCAATGCCATTCAATACACCCCCAAGGGGGGGAAGGTGACCATCCGGCTCCATAGGGAGGAACGGCAGGCTTTGATTCAAGTTCAAGATACCGGGATCGGAATTCCTGAGCAGGAGCAACTTTGGATCTTTGATCGCTTTTACCGCGTCAACAGCGATCGCTCTCGTCAAACTGGCGGTGCAGGCTTAGGTTTGGCAATTGCCAGAGCGATTACCCAGACACTCTGTGGTTCCCTCGAAGTTCATAGCGAGGTGGGTAAAGGGAGTATTTTTACCCTTCATCTGCCCTTAGAACTTGTTTGA